From the genome of Drosophila gunungcola strain Sukarami chromosome 3L unlocalized genomic scaffold, Dgunungcola_SK_2 000005F, whole genome shotgun sequence:
TGAGTAATCAAGAAAATTCTAATCCAAAGACATCGCTGGTGAAATGTGCTAAGTCACCCGTTAAACCGGCAGaaggtaaacaaataaaaccaattttaacaGTAGCCCCTGGTATTTAATAGATTTTCCGCACGAAGTATCTCCAGAAATCAGAAATGTCTGTGCTTTGGTCGCATTTGAAGCGTgctaaactaaaaattaaatgctgcTTACTAGCATCGTTAGGCGACACGAATTTCCCATACTGTGGCCATGGTTTTCAAAGTagtacaaaatatatgtatatttatatgaaGATATTTAAGAGGCTTTCCATCGGCGACTGTACCTAACCTCAACTGTACTTTTCTTTCAGTTTTGGGCAAAAGAGTGAAAGTGGTATAGTGTAACACTATGTATCTGTACAATTTGACCCTGCAAAAGGGCACGGGAGTGACCCACGCGGTGCATGGCAACTTCTCCGGAGGAAAACAGCAGGAGGTTCTCCTGTCACGTGGCAAATCCCTGGAGCTCCTCCGTCCGGACTCGAACACGGGAAAGGTCCACACGCTCCTCTCCACGGAGATCTTCGGATGCATCCGCGCTTTGATGGCCTTTCGTCTCACGGGCGGAACTAAAGGTGAGGCTTTAGCATTATAATATAACATATTACTGGGGAGAATCATCTGAACAAATTATACTTGGCTTTGTTGTTATTAAGGTTATATTTTTAGTCTTAAAGATAGGGCTAGATAGAAACTTCACTTATTATTACCGAAAATTCTTTTGATATTTCGAACTCACTTGAAAACTATTAAGCCCACGTGGTACTTGGGAGACACTTTTTGATACAGGTTTGACATGAATTAATAAGATAATAACCTtctaaataaacattttggtaTCTATTTTTGTAAGGTTTAAATAACCTCTagattctttaaataaaacgaaacaGGGTTGCAAATGCTAAGCtccaaaaaagtttaatataaaactgaatttaaattttcttagtcaaacaattctttaaaaaactaaaaaagattaaaaaaacattcaagGAGTTTACTATCATAATCTAATTACAAGATGCATGCTTATTTTAAGAAACACGTGTTTAAATCTGGATTTACCAAACCCAAAGAGTTCGAAAAAAATACCACGTGGGGGGAACCATTTTTTTCTCTTATCTATTTTTGGTTAACTCTAAAATTTCCTTTTAAACCAGTtcaatcttttatttttaaatctatacAGCATTGGAAGTTTCTATaaactaatatatataatttttaagccaaGTTAACAACATTTCCAAGACGCACAAATCCCTATTGAGGCAACACTATTAGTTGACCCCAGTAAGACCTTATAAACACGTCTAAGTGCGAGAATAACCGAAAGACTTGGCGTCGCATTTGCCATAAACCAACTCAACGGAATGGCGAATTGAAACTTCGAGTTACACTACcaaaaaatacctaaaaatatattttaaaatgttaaaaatatatgattaaTGTTAAATCTAACTTTATTGACTTCCAGATTACATTGTTGCCGGTTCCGATTCGGGTCGCATTGTGATCCTTGAGTATATCCCATCCAAAAATGCTTTGGAAAAGGTGCACCAGGAGACCTTTGGCAAGTCGGGATGCCGAAGGATTGTGCCTGGACAGTACTTTGCCATCGATCCCAAGGGAAGAGCCGTGATGATTGGCGCCGTGGAGAAGCAGAAGTTGGCCTACATCATGAATCGGGATACACAGGCTCGTCTGACGATCTCATCGCCCTTGGAGGCCCACAAATCGAATACCCTGACATATCACATGGTGGGCGTGGATGTGGGCTTTGATAATCCCATGTTTGCCTGTCTGGAGATCGATTACGAGGAGGCTGACATGGACCCATCAGGTGGGCATTACCCTTTAACATAATATTGTACCAAAAGGCGCTTTAATTCACAGGTTTAGTGGATTTAACCACGAACACTGAATACGTTAGTGCCAGATAAATTGCGATCACTGAACCATTGGTGTTGCTGTAATTACCTAGCCACACTTCACTGATTTGTGACCCacacttataaattttttatatatttttgaaagttaaaatagggtttattaaatattttacaatatcaATGTCTTCATAAAAACAAGCTTTTATGGAaactctttttaaattttgatagttaaaatatgttttattaaatatatacattgtAGTCTGTTTAAAGAACTAGCTTTTAATGAAATTCTCTAAATTTGTACCCAGATAACCCTATTGtcacattaatttttaaattgttactTAACATTTTGGTCTTAAAcacccattttaaatattaactttatttaaaatgtgctACTGTTACTCATTAAACATTTCTACCGAGAAAACCATATTCTCATATGAATACtcacatattttatatcacaAATAGATTGTCTGCTATCCCATTTATATCAAAAACCATTACTAACCAATACCCCTTTCTATTTATTCCAGGTGATGCCGCCCAGCGCACACAGCAAACGCTGACATTCTACGAATTGGATCTCGGCCTGAACCACGTGGTTCGCAAGTACTCTGAACCCTTGGAGGAGCACGCAAACTTTTTGGTTTCCGTGCCTGGAGGCAACGATGGCCCCTCGGGCGTGCTCATCTGCTCGGAGAACTATCTGACCTACAAGAATCTCGGCGATCAGCACGACATTCGTTGCCCCATTCCGCGCAGGAGAAACGATCTGGACGATCCTGAAAGGGGCATGATCTTCATCTGCTCTGCCACACATCGCACCAAAAGCATGTACTTCTTTCTGCTGCAAACGGAGCAGGGAGACATCTTCAAGATCACCCTGGAAACCGATGACGATGTGGTGTCTGAGATCAAGCTGAAGTACTTCGACACAGTGCCTCCAGCAACAGCTATGTGTGTGCTGAAGACGGGTTTCCTCTTCGTGGCTAGCGAGTTTGGCAACCAGTAAGTATCTAGTTTGGAAAGATTTGATAGGAGGAGGGGTTTAATATATTGACAGAGGCGTTTTACAAGTGGCTAAAGAATTTTAAGGTGGtctcagaaaataattaaaagaatttatcTTAACAGattttgtctttaaaatattcaaaacctATTACATTccctaaaatataaatattctgTTCCAATTCGATTATTCTCCACTGAAAAATGCTGGAATGccatattatatacatataataaaaactGGCAGGAATATTAAGTTATGTTATATAAAGAAATTCCTGAAATTGTCAATATTATACTACCAATCTCTTTCTTTCTAAATTGTGTTTGACAGAATCATAACTAAACGCTACTTTTCTTCAACTTTTAGCTACCTTTACCAAATTGCTCACCTGggcgacgatgatgatgagccAGAGTTCAGTTCAGCCATGCCTTTGGAGGAGGGTGAAACCTTCTTCTTTGCGCCACGTGCCCTGAAGAACCTGGTTTTGGTAGACGAACTGCCCTCGTTTGCGCCGATAATCACCTCTCAGGTGGCTGATCTTGCCAACGAGGATACGCCGCAATTGTACGTCCTCTGCGGACGAGGACCTCGCTCCACTTTGCGAGTGCTTCGCCACGGTTTGGAGGTTTCCGAGATGGCCGTTTCCGAGTTGCCCGGTAATCCCAATGCGGTTTGGACTGTGAAGAAACGAGCTGATGGTGAGTCTCCATACGAATGCTAATGATAAAGTCATGATTCCTAAGCTAAGATTAGACGTAAGATTGAAATGTGGCTAATAACTCAACTGGTGCATTGATACAGATCGAGATATAGATTACACCTAGCTTTACACACGATTCTCCAAACAAGTCCCACAAGTTATCAACCACCAGTTCTCTCTTATTTCAGGCGCTTAAACACAGACGTCATGTGTGAACTATCGAAAAAGACAAGCGATTATAGAGAATTTACTCTCTCGTTtgtgtaaaatttaaattgtctttTGTGAAGCGATAGGTAAGGCAACATTCAATGCAGCTCATAAGTCAAACAgatactactactactacaacTACTACTCGAAAAAACCAAATACAAAACTATAGTTAAGCCAGTCGGACATTGAACATGATGCGATATTTATCAACCGTGTTTCAGCTGAATTATCCATTGATTACAACTTGATAAACTGATTATTCAATGTCTCCAAAGATAGGCAACAATTTTTGAATGGTTTATCATTGTTTTCCATACTCACggtttaagttttgttttgttcccCTACTTTTAGACGAGTTTGATGCCTACATCATCGTGTCCTTCGTGAATGCCACTCTCGTTTTGAGTATTGGCGAAACGGTTGAGGAAGTTACGGACAGTGGTTTCCTGGGCACCACACCGACACTTTGCTGTGCCGCCCTGGGCGATGATGCCTTGGTTCAGGTTTATCCCGATGGCATTCGCCACATTCGCTCCGACAAACGTGTGAACGAGTGGAAGGCCCCGGGCAAGAAGTCGATTACCAAGTGTGCCGTGAATCAGCGCCAGGTGGTCATCACCTTGTCGGGCAGGGAGTTGGTCTACTTTGAAATGGATCCGGTAAgcattgaattttttaatggcATTTTGTTAGTTAATCAGGGTGTTgatcagtttatttttaatcggTAATCCTtatgaatatataaaagtCTCCTTTACTAAAAGACTGCTTTTAATAACAAGCAGATACTTCTTTTTCATCGCTAAaccatatttgtttttgttttcattgtgTTGATAAATACACTGCCCTAGTTCAGTTTTAAGCACCCCTGatatattatttgaaataaacacCCTGAATATATTTTGCTCTGATGACAATAACACGAAAAGAACAATCATGTTGAGACACTATGTGTCCTGCAGTGCTGAgcttttaaatcaataaaaagcaattaacttaaattaaaaacccaaCTAATAAGGATTTTTTTATCCTTACAGACGGGAGAGCTAAATGAGTATACAGAACGCTCTGAAATGCCGGCAGAGATCATGTGCATGGCCTTGGGAACTGTTCCAGAGGGAGAGCAGCGTTCCTGGTTCTTGGCCGTTGGTCTGGCTGACAATACCGTGCGTATCCTGTCGCTGGATCCCAACAACTGCCTGACTCCTTGCTCCATGCAAGCGCTACCCTCGCCTGCGGAATCCCTCTGCCTGGTGGAAATGGGTCACACGGAGAGTACGACCCAGGGAACTTTGGATGAGGATGCTCCCGCCCAGCGAAGTGGCAGCAACAAGGGTACCATCTACCTAAACATTGGCCTGAGCAACGGCGTCCTGCTGCGCACTGTGCTCGATCCGGTGTCCGGAGATTTGGCCGACACCAGGACACGGTATTTGGGCTCTCGGCCCGTCAAGCTCTTCCGCATCAAGATGCAGGGCGCCGAAGCAGTGCTGGCCATGTCCAGTAGGACCTGGTTGTCGTACTACCACCAAAACAGATTCCATTTGACGCCTCTGTCCTATGAAACGCTGGAGTATGCTTCTGGTTTCTCGAGCGAGCAGTGCAGCGAAGGTATTGTGGCCATATCCACAAACACTTTGAGGATTTTGGCCTTGGAAAAACTGGGAGCGGTCTTCAATCAAGTGGCTTTCCCCCTGCAATACACTCCGCGAACCTTTGTAATCCATCCGGATACGGGTCGCATGTTGATTGCGGAAACGGATCACAATGCCTACACAGAGGATACGAAGAGTGCCCGCAAGGAGCAGATGGCGGAGGAGATGCGCAGTGCGGCGGGAGATGAGGAGCGCGAGTTGGCCCGCGAAATGGCCAATGCTTTCATCAACGAAGTCCTGCCCGAGGATGTTTTCTCATCACCCAAAGCGGGTCTGGGTCTCTGGGCCTCGCAAATCCGTTGCCTGGATGCCATGCACGGCCAAACGATGTTCAATGTGCCGCTCACCCAAAACGAGGCCATTATGTCGATGGCCATGCTGAAGTTCTCCATAGCAGCCGATGGTCGGTATTATCTGGCCGTGGGAATCGCCAAGGATCTGCAGCTGAACCCGAGGATTTCGCAGGGCGGTTGCATAGACATCTACAAAATAGATCCCACCTGCTCGAGTCTGGAGTTTATGCATCGCACGGAGATCGATGAGATTCCCGGGGCACTGTGTGGCTTCCAGGGTCGTTTGCTGGCCGGCTGCGGACGAATGCTGCGGATTTATGATTATGGCAAGAAGAAAATGCTGCGCAAGTGCGAGAACAAACACATTCCGTATCAGATTGTCAATATCCAGGCGATGGGTCATCGCGTTTACGTGTCTGATGTTCAGGAATCTGTATTCTTCATACGCTATCGTCGCGCCGAGAATC
Proteins encoded in this window:
- the LOC128259115 gene encoding splicing factor 3B subunit 3 isoform X1, giving the protein MYLYNLTLQKGTGVTHAVHGNFSGGKQQEVLLSRGKSLELLRPDSNTGKVHTLLSTEIFGCIRALMAFRLTGGTKDYIVAGSDSGRIVILEYIPSKNALEKVHQETFGKSGCRRIVPGQYFAIDPKGRAVMIGAVEKQKLAYIMNRDTQARLTISSPLEAHKSNTLTYHMVGVDVGFDNPMFACLEIDYEEADMDPSGDAAQRTQQTLTFYELDLGLNHVVRKYSEPLEEHANFLVSVPGGNDGPSGVLICSENYLTYKNLGDQHDIRCPIPRRRNDLDDPERGMIFICSATHRTKSMYFFLLQTEQGDIFKITLETDDDVVSEIKLKYFDTVPPATAMCVLKTGFLFVASEFGNHYLYQIAHLGDDDDEPEFSSAMPLEEGETFFFAPRALKNLVLVDELPSFAPIITSQVADLANEDTPQLYVLCGRGPRSTLRVLRHGLEVSEMAVSELPGNPNAVWTVKKRADDEFDAYIIVSFVNATLVLSIGETVEEVTDSGFLGTTPTLCCAALGDDALVQVYPDGIRHIRSDKRVNEWKAPGKKSITKCAVNQRQVVITLSGRELVYFEMDPTGELNEYTERSEMPAEIMCMALGTVPEGEQRSWFLAVGLADNTVRILSLDPNNCLTPCSMQALPSPAESLCLVEMGHTESTTQGTLDEDAPAQRSGSNKGTIYLNIGLSNGVLLRTVLDPVSGDLADTRTRYLGSRPVKLFRIKMQGAEAVLAMSSRTWLSYYHQNRFHLTPLSYETLEYASGFSSEQCSEGIVAISTNTLRILALEKLGAVFNQVAFPLQYTPRTFVIHPDTGRMLIAETDHNAYTEDTKSARKEQMAEEMRSAAGDEERELAREMANAFINEVLPEDVFSSPKAGLGLWASQIRCLDAMHGQTMFNVPLTQNEAIMSMAMLKFSIAADGRYYLAVGIAKDLQLNPRISQGGCIDIYKIDPTCSSLEFMHRTEIDEIPGALCGFQGRLLAGCGRMLRIYDYGKKKMLRKCENKHIPYQIVNIQAMGHRVYVSDVQESVFFIRYRRAENQLIIFADDTHPRWVTATTLLDYDTIAIADKFGNLSIQRLPHSVTDDVDEDPTGTKSLWDRGLLSGASQKSENICSFHVGEIIMSLQKATLIPGGSEALIYATLSGTVGAFVPFTSREDYDFFQHLEMHMRNENPPLCGRDHLSYRSSYYPVKNVLDGDLCEQYLSIEAAKQKSIAGDMFRTPNQICKKLEDIRTRYAF
- the LOC128259115 gene encoding splicing factor 3B subunit 3 isoform X2 yields the protein MYLYNLTLQKGTGVTHAVHGNFSGGKQQEVLLSRGKSLELLRPDSNTGKVHTLLSTEIFGCIRALMAFRLTGGTKDYIVAGSDSGRIVILEYIPSKNALEKVHQETFGKSGCRRIVPGQYFAIDPKGRAVMIGAVEKQKLAYIMNRDTQARLTISSPLEAHKSNTLTYHMVGVDVGFDNPMFACLEIDYEEADMDPSGDAAQRTQQTLTFYELDLGLNHVVRKYSEPLEEHANFLVSVPGGNDGPSGVLICSENYLTYKNLGDQHDIRCPIPRRRNDLDDPERGMIFICSATHRTKSMYFFLLQTEQGDIFKITLETDDDVVSEIKLKYFDTVPPATAMCVLKTGFLFVASEFGNHYLYQIAHLGDDDDEPEFSSAMPLEEGETFFFAPRALKNLVLVDELPSFAPIITSQVADLANEDTPQLYVLCGRGPRSTLRVLRHGLEVSEMAVSELPGNPNAVWTVKKRADGA